The Edaphobacter sp. 12200R-103 genome contains a region encoding:
- a CDS encoding glycoside hydrolase family 27 protein produces the protein MRKRFCCATVLLAWMLVCTGVWAQKVLAPTPPMGWNSWDSYGLTINEQQFRANVDALSTRLKPAGYRYAVVDEGWYLLNPQKQKSEAFQYRTDRFGRYQPALNRFASAKDITGFKPVSDYVHARGLRFGIHIIRGIPKQAVAQNAPIAASNFHAADAADTTDTCPWNPDNFGVKDNAAGQAWYDSLMKQYAAWGIDYIKVDCIASHPYKADEIRMIHRAIARSGRPIVLSLSPGPAPLDKASELAANAQLWRISDDVWDRWERPQNEHFPQGVKNQFSVIASWVPHVGPGSWPDADMLPLGTLEPVPGWGQPRETRLTPDEQRTLVTLWAIARSPLFVGANLTKLDGETTRLLTNRSVIAMNQHGHSQHVLFQHEDLVAWTSKSDRGTQYLALFNLGDQPSHVIQPLSDFGIHSVQCSSRDLWKESGWEKVRQIVGTILPHGTLLLELKP, from the coding sequence TTGAGGAAGCGCTTCTGTTGTGCAACGGTTCTTCTGGCATGGATGCTGGTCTGCACGGGTGTCTGGGCGCAGAAGGTTCTCGCTCCCACGCCGCCGATGGGCTGGAACAGCTGGGACTCCTATGGCCTGACCATCAATGAGCAGCAGTTCCGGGCGAACGTGGATGCGCTGTCCACGCGTCTCAAACCCGCCGGGTACCGGTACGCCGTGGTGGATGAGGGCTGGTATCTGCTCAATCCGCAGAAACAGAAGAGCGAAGCCTTTCAGTACCGCACCGACCGCTTCGGTCGATACCAGCCCGCGCTCAACCGCTTTGCCAGCGCGAAAGATATCACCGGGTTCAAGCCGGTCAGCGACTACGTCCATGCCCGCGGACTCCGGTTCGGGATTCACATCATTCGCGGCATCCCCAAACAGGCGGTCGCGCAGAACGCACCCATCGCGGCCAGCAATTTTCATGCAGCAGACGCCGCCGATACGACCGATACCTGCCCATGGAACCCGGACAACTTCGGCGTGAAAGACAACGCGGCGGGACAGGCATGGTACGACTCCCTGATGAAGCAGTACGCTGCCTGGGGCATCGACTACATCAAGGTGGACTGCATCGCCTCACACCCCTATAAGGCCGATGAGATTCGCATGATCCATCGCGCTATCGCCAGGAGTGGCCGCCCCATCGTGCTGAGCCTCTCACCCGGCCCTGCGCCTCTGGACAAGGCCAGTGAGCTGGCGGCGAACGCGCAGCTCTGGCGGATCTCCGACGACGTCTGGGATCGCTGGGAGCGCCCACAGAACGAACACTTCCCCCAGGGCGTAAAGAACCAGTTTTCCGTCATCGCGAGCTGGGTCCCGCACGTCGGGCCGGGAAGCTGGCCCGATGCCGATATGCTCCCTCTGGGCACACTGGAGCCGGTGCCGGGATGGGGGCAGCCCCGCGAGACGAGGCTAACCCCGGATGAACAGAGGACGCTGGTCACCCTGTGGGCCATCGCAAGGTCGCCGCTCTTCGTCGGTGCAAACCTCACCAAGCTAGATGGCGAGACAACAAGGCTGCTGACGAATCGAAGCGTCATCGCGATGAACCAGCACGGCCACAGCCAGCACGTGCTCTTTCAGCATGAAGATCTCGTCGCCTGGACCTCGAAGAGTGATCGCGGAACTCAGTATCTCGCTCTGTTCAACCTGGGCGATCAGCCAAGCCACGTCATCCAGCCGCTCAGCGACTTCGGAATTCACTCCGTCCAGTGCTCCTCCCGCGACCTGTGGAAGGAGAGCGGGTGGGAGAAGGTCCGCCAGATCGTCGGCACCATCCTGCCCCACGGAACGCTGCTGCTGGAGCTGAAACCATAG